Sequence from the Deinococcus aquiradiocola genome:
ATGTCCCCGGCTTCCAGGGCGCGCAGCGCGGCGTCCGGGAGCTGCAGGAGGCGCAGGGCGTTCGTGACGGTGCTGCGGCCCTTCCCGACGGCCTGCGCGACCGCTTCCTGATTGAGGCCCTGGTCCATCAGGGTCTGGTACGCGCGGGCCTCTTCGAGCGGGCCGAGGTCCTCGCGCTGCAGGTTCTCGACGATGGCGATCTCCAGCGCCTCGCGGTCCGACAGGTCACGGATGATGACCGGCAGTTCCGTGAGGCCCGCGAGTCCGGCGGCCCGCCATCGGCGCTCGCCCGCCACGATCTCGAAGCTGTCGCCGCGCGGGCGCACCAGCAGCGGCTGCAGCACGCCCTTGTCGCGGATGCTCTGCGCGAGTTCGGCGAGCGCTTCGGGCGCGAACACCTGACGCGGCTGGTACCCGGCCTGCACGATACGGTCGATGCCGAGCGTCTGGCTGGCGGGGCGGGAGAGGTTGGCGGCGGGGCGGGACAGCAGGGCGTCCAGGCCGCGGCCCAGTCCGGCGCGGGGTTTGCTGCCTTCAGATTTTTTCGACACGCTGCATCACCTCCTCGGAGAGCCGTTTGTACGCGGCGGCTCCGGCCGACATGGGCGCGAAGGCCCCGATGGGTTTGGCGTAACTGGGCGCTTCGGACAGGCGGACGTTGCGGGGGATGACGCTCCAGAACACCAGTTCACCGAAGTGCCCGCGGACGTTCTGCTCGACTTCCTGCGCGAGGTTGGTGCGCCCGTCGAACATGGTGAGCGCCACGCCCAGGATGCGCAGGCCGGGGTTGAGGGCCTGCCGGACGCGTTCGACGGTGTCCGTGAGGCCCGCGAGGCCCTCCAGCGCGTAGTATTCGGCCTGCAGCGGGATGATGAGGGCGTCGGCGGCGGCGAGCACGTTGATGGTGAGCGGCCCGAGGCTGGGCGGCGCGTCGATCACCACGAGGTCGTAGCCGGGCAGGGCGTCCAGCACGGCGCGCAGCGCGCCGGTGTCGTCCGCGAGTTCCACGCCCGCGCCCGCGAGGTCCGGCGTGGCGGGCAGCAGCGACAGGCCGGGCGTGCCCGTCTCGACCACGAAGCTGGCGGCGCTGGCCGGGTCGAGGAGCGCCTGGTACAGGCCCTGCTGCACGCCGCGCTGCCCGAGGCCGCTGCTGGCGTTCCCCTGGGCGTCCATGTCGACCAGCAGCACCCGCCGTCCACCTGCGGCGAGGTAGGCGCTCAGGTTGATGGCGGTGGTGGTCTTGCCCACCCCCCCCTTCTGATTGACGATGCCCAGGATCTTCATGCTGGGTGTCAGAATAGCGGAGTTTTGGCGGGCACGCCGTCCAGCCTCGGGAAGCGGTTGGGGGTGGGCCGTGTCTTGCGGATCAGGACCAGGGTGCGAGGGTCGCCCAGCACCGGCAGCGTGAACGGCACGGCGCGCAGCAGTTCGCCGCCCACCACGCCGGCCGCCCGCATGCCCGCCTCGAGTTCCTCGTCGCGCAGCGGTCCCTTCTGGGCGATCAGGACTCCGCCCACGCGCAGCAGCGGCAGGCAGAGTTCGGTCAACACGGGGAGGGCGCTCACGGCGCGCGTCACGACGCGGTCGAAGCTGGCGCGCGTCTCGGGGTCGCGGCCCAGCGCCTCGGCACGGCCCGCGACGGCGCGGGCGTTCGGGACGGGCACCTCCCCGATGGCCTGCGTGACGAAGGCGATCTTCTTGCGGGTGGCGTCCAGCAGCGTGAACTGCAGGTCGGGCCGCGCCATGGCGAGCGGCATGCCGGGGAAGCCCGCGCCCGTCCCCAGGTCGAGGACCGTGTGCGGGCCGTCCAGTTCGCCGCTCAGCAGGCAGCTGAGCGAATCGACGTAGTGCTTGAGGATGATGTCGCGTTCGTCGGTGATGGCCGTCAGGTTGGTGCGCTGGCTCGCCTCACGGAACAGGTCGTGAAAGCGCGAGAACAGCTCCAGCCGTTCCCCGAGGTCCACGCTGAGGTCCTGGGCCGCCTGACGCAGCAGTTCGCGTCCCTCGGGGGTCACAGGCCGTACCTCGTTTTCATCTCGGTGTAGCGTTCGTGGACGTGATCGTCCAGTGTTTCCAGGTCCAGGGCGTCCAGCATGGGGATCAGTGTGGCACGCAGCGGCTCGCCGCGCACCATCCACTGGTAGTAGTGCCGTCCGCCGTGGTGGTAGGGGCCGTACAGGCGCGAGCCGGGGCACAGGCGCAGCAGGGTGTCGAAGAGGCGGGCATGGCGGGTGTGCATGCGGACGGTGACGTGCGGCTGCTTGCCGTCCCCGCCGAAGTGCCCCTCGCCGATGAGGACGCCGAGCAGCAGGCCCTGGTCGAAGGTGCTCAAGGTGAAACCTCCTTGTTTCACCGTCAAGTTTCCCGTGAAACATCCGGGGGTGTCAAGCGGCTGCGACCGTCGGCAGTGCACGCGGGGCCGGACAGCGAGGCGGGCGAATCCGCAGATCCGCCCGCCCGTGTTTCACGCCGAGTGTTGTTTCACCGTCAGGTTTCCCGTGAAACATTGCGGCCCCTCAGATGGACCAGCAGCGCCGTCAGGTCGCCGTGACGTACCCCGGAAATCCGCGAGGCCTGCTCCAGCGTGCCGGGCCGCAGCCGCGTCAGCTTCTCTCGCGCCTCGCTCGACAGGGCCGGGACCGCCGCAAAATCCAGGCCGTCCAGCCGCGTCTCACGGGCGCGCGCCTCGCCCGCCACCTGCCGCTCGGCCCGTTCGATGTACCCGGCGTACTTCACGCCGATCTCCAGCGACTCGCGCTCCTGCCGGGTCAGGGTCGGCAGCGTGAACCCCATCGCCTCCAGGTCCGTCAGCGCGAACTCCGGTCGGCGCAGCCAGCCGTCGCCGGGCGTGCCGTTCACGCGCTGCCCCGCGAGTGCCTGCCGGGCCGCCTCGATCCGCTCGTACTTGCCGCGCACCCGCCGCTCGTCCTCCGGGGTCAGCAGGCCCAGTTCGCGGCCCAGCGGCAGCATCCGCAGGTCCGCGTTGTCCTGCCGGGCGATCAGGCGGTGCTCCACCCGGCTCGTCATCATGCGGTACGGCTCGTCGCTGCCCTTGAAGACCAGATCGTCCAGCATCACGCCGATGTACCCGCCCGCCCGCTCGAACACCGGCACGTCCAGGCCCAGCCCGCGCCGCGCGGCCGCCGTGCCCGCCACGAGGCCCTGCGCGGCCGCCTCCTCGTAACCGGACGTGCCGTTCAGCTGCCCGGCCGTGAAGACGCCCGGCAGGAACCGCGACTCCAGGTTCAGGGTCAGTTCCATGCTGTCCACCACGTCGTACTCCACGGCGTACGCGTACCGCTGGATCACGGACGCCTCGAAGCCCGGCAGGCTCCGGACCAGCCGGTCCTGCAGGTGCGGCGGCAGCGACGAGCTGAAGCCCTGCAGGTACACCTCGCTCGTCTGGACGCCGTCCGGCTCCACGAACAGCAGATGCCGGTCGTGGTGCGCGAACCGCACGACCTTGTCCTCGATGCTCGGGCAGTAGCGCGGCCCGAGGCCCTCGATGTCGCCCGCGTACATCGGGGACTCGTGCAGGTTCTCCTGAATCAGCCGGTGCGTGTCCGGCGTGGTGTGCGTCTGCCACGTCGGCGAGCGGGCCGCGTCCGGGCCGGGCGTCCCCGTGAAGCTGTGCGGGACCGGGTCGGCCGGGATCTCCTGCAGCGACGCGAAATCCACCGAGTCCGCGCGGATGCGGGGCGGCGTGCCGGTCTTGTAGCGCTTGAGGCGGTGCCCGCCGCGCGACAGGGGATCCGACAGGCGCAGGGACGGCGGTTCGCCCTGCCGTCCCTCGGCGCGGGTGTGGCGGCCGTACCACGTCTGCGCCCGCAGGAAGGTCCCGGCGGCGATCACGACGCTGCGCGCCCGGAAGACGCGCCCGTCGGTGGACGTGACCTGCCAGCCTTCCCCGTCCAGGCTGAGGTCGGCGGCCTCGGCGCGCAGGATCACGATGTTCGGGTGCGCCAGTACGTGCTCCTGCGCGCGCTCGGCGTACTGGTCGCGCTCGTTCTGGATGCGGAGCGAGTGCACGGCCGGTCCCTTGCTGGTGTTCAGCATGCGGGTGTGGATGGCCGTCTCGTCCGCCACGCGGCCCATCAGCCCGCCGAGCGCCGTCACCTCCGCCACCAGCTGGCTCTTGCCGGGACCGCCGACCGCCGGGTTGCACGGCATGCGGCCGATGGTGGCGGGGTTGCTGACCATCAGGGCCACCGGGGCGAATCTGGCGGCCGCCCACGCCGCCTCGATGCCGGCGTGCCCGCCGCCGATCACGAGTACATTCCACTGCCGTCCGAACTCTTTCACCCGGCCATGCTACCCGAGAGCCGCGCCGCCTTCCGGTACTTCCGCACCCATCCGGGTCAGAATGGGCGGAGCGGCGACCCTCGGCAGGAACGCGCGGGACGGGCGGCGGTACAATGCCGTGTCAAACTCGACCGTGCGCTTCACCATTCAACCCGTGAGGGCACCCGAACCGTCGGGACGCGCACGGGGCAGGAGATCAGATGCTCGAAGCCTTTCCACTCATGCCGGACCAGATCGTCAGCGAGGACGGTCAGCTGCAGCCGGGCGAGACCGTGACCCACACGCCCGCCGAACTGCGCGCCCTCTGGGAACAGATGACGCTCGTCCGTGAATTCGACCGCAAACTCGTGACGCTGCTCCGGCAGGGCCGCACCACCTTCTATGCGCAGGCGAGCGGCATGGAAGCCACGCAGGTCGGCATCGCGACCGGCCTGCGGCCCGGACACGACTGGGTGTGGGGCTACTACCGCGATCAGGGCGTCGCGCTGGGGCTCGGCATGACGCTGCACGAGATCGTGTCGCAGATGCTCGGCTCGAACAGCGACCTGAACAAGGGCCGCCAGATGCCGCACCACGCCGGGTCCGCCCGCTGCCGCTTCGTGAGCGGGTCGTCCAGCATCGCGTCGCAGCTGCCGCCCGCCGTCGGCATGGCGATGGCGCAGGCGTACCTGGGCCTGGACGAGGTCACGGTCGTCACCTTCGGGGACGGCGCGACCAGCGAGGGCGACTGGCACGCCGCGCTCAACATGGCGGCCGTGCAGGGCGCCCCCTGCCTGTTCATCTGCGAGAACAACCAGTGGGCGATCAGTACGCCCGTCACCCGGCAGACGCGCGCCGAGAGTATCCACATCAAGGCCCGCGCGTACGGCATGCCCGGCTACTTCGTGGACGGCAACGACGTGCTCGCCGTGCAGCGCGCCGTACGCACCCTCGCAGACGGCATCCGGGCGGGCAGCGGCCCGGTGCTGCTCGAATGCCTCACGTACCGGGTCGGGTCGCACAGCAACGCCGACGCGGACGCCGAGAAGTCGTACCGGACGCGCGACGAGGTGAACGCCTGGACGTCCCGCGACCCGATCGAGCGCCTGGAGCGCTTCATGGCGCGGCAGGGGCAGGAGATCGGCGCGCAGGACCGCGCGCAGGTCGTGGCGCGCATCCACCGCGACGTGGAGGACGCCGTCGCGCGCGCCGAGGCGAGCGGCCAGCCGGACTGGCGCACCATGCTGGAAGACGTGTACGCCGACACGCCCTCGCACCTGCGCCACGCGTACGAGGACCTGAGGCAGGAGTACGGCAGCGGAGGAACGAAATGACCGCCACCAGCAGCACAGGCAGACAGGACACCCCGCAGGACACGGCCCCTACAGCGCCCGAGACGGTCACGCTGACGCTGATCCAGGCGGTCACGGAGGCGCTGCGCGGCGAGCTGCGCCGCGACGACCGCGTGGTCGTGTTCGGCGAGGACGTCGGCGCGCGCGGCGGCGTGTTCCTCGCGACGGCCGGACTGCAGGCGGAGTTCGGGGTGCGGCGCGTGTTCGACACGCCGCTCGCGGAAGCCGCCATCGTCGGGGCAGCCGTGGGCATGGCGGTGCGCGGCCTGCGGCCCGTCGCGGAAATTCAGTTCGCGGACTACATCGGGCCGGGCTTCGACCAGCTCACCAGTCAGGCCGCGAAACTCCGGTACCGTTCCGGCGGGCAGTTCAGCTGCCCGATGGTGGTCCGCACCCCGTCCGGCGGCGGCGTGAAGGGCGGGCACCACCACAGCCAGAGCCCCGAAGCGTACTACTGTCACACGCCGGGCCTGAAGGTCGTGATGCCCAGCACCCCGTACGACGCGATGGGCCTGCTGCGCACCGCCATCCGGGGCGAGGACCCGGTCATGTTCTTCGAACCGAAACGCCTGTACCGCGCCGCGAAGGGCGAGGTGCCCACCGCGGACTTCACGGTGGAGTTCGGGCGGGCCGCCGTGCGCCGCACCGGCACGGACCTGACCATCGTCGGGTACGGCGGCGTGATGCCGGACGCCGAGAAGGCCGCCGACGCGCTCGCGGCGGAAGGCGTGAGCGTGGAGGTGCTGGACCTGCGGACCCTGGTGCCCTGGGACCGCGAAGCGGTGCTGGCGTCCGTCGAGAAGACCGGCAGGGCCGTGCTGGTGAGCGAGGCGCCGCGCATCGGGAACTTCATGGGCGAGGTCGCGTCCCGCATCGGGGAGGAGGCCTTCGGGAGCCTGCTCGCGCCGGTGATGCAGGTGGCAGGCTTCGACACGCCGTACCCGTACGCGCAGGACCGCGTGTACCTGCCGGGACCGGCCCGCATCCTGAACGCGTGCGTGAAGGCGCTGCAGTACTGATGCGTGCCCGCACAGGGGGAAGGGCATGAACCTGTCCCGGCAGGCGCTCGGCATGATCGGGCTGATCGTGGGGTTCGGGCTGTACGGACTGGCGGGCCGGCTGCACAGCCCGTGGAACGAGGTGCTGATCGGGTCGGTGTTCGCGGCGCTGGGCGTGACGGCCTTCGTGTACGCGCGCGGTGAGCGGTGGATTCAGGCGCTCGGTGCGCTGCTGTTCGTGTACGGCCTGGTGCGCGCGTTCCTGCTTCGGTAGGCGCGTGCCGGGATGTGGAAAGGAGCATGATGTCGAAACAACTGCTGTTGCCTGAACTGGCCGAGAGCGTGATCGAGGGCGAGATCCTGAAGTGGCTGATTCAGGAGGGCGAGACCGTCGCGCTGGAACAACCGATCTGTGAAGTCATGACCGACAAGGTCACGGTGGAACTGCCGAGTCCCTACGCGGGCGTGCTGGAAAAGCAGCTCGCGAAGGAGGGCGAGGTGGTGGCGGTCCACGCGCCCATCGCGCTGATCTCCGAGCCCGGCGCGGCCACCGGAGCGGGCGGAGGAGATGCCGTGCAGGCCCCCGTGCAGACTCCGGTGGCGAGCGCCGTACAGGACGCCGCTCCGGACGGCGAGGAGCAGGACACCAGCCTCTTCAAGGTCGTGGAGGGCGGCGACACCCTGCCGCTCACGGCGCTGGCAGGCCTGCGGAACGCGGCCCGCCCCGCCGACACTGTGCCCACCGACACCGCACCGGCGGGTGCGGCGACCGGGGTACGGGCCGACGCCGGACGCGTGCTGGCCGTCCCGGCCGCGCGGCAGCTGGCGCGCGAACTGGGCGTGGAACTGACGCAGGTGCAGGGCAGCGGCCCGAACGGCCGCATCCGCCCGCTGGACGTGCACCGGCACGCGCAGCGCAGCGCCGAGCCCGCCCAGACCCCCAAGGACCCGGCCCCCGCTGCCCAGACCCCTACAGTCCAGACCCCCACAGCCCCGGCGCCCGCCACCCAGAACGCGAAACCGGCCGGGCTGGGCATCCCGCCCGTCACGTACCGCACCCCGAAAGGCTACGAGGCGCTGGAACGCCGCGTCCCGCTGCGCGGCATGCGCCGCGCCATCAGCACGCAGATGCAGGCCAGCCACCTCTATACCGTCCGCACCCTCACGGTGGACGAGGCGAACCTCACGGCCCTCGTCGAGACGCGCGCCCGCCTGAACGCCGCGCTCGCCCCGGAAGGCCGCAAGCTCAGCTACCTGCCGTTCATCTTCAAGGCGGTCGTCGCGGCCCTCCGGAAGTACCCGAGCCTCAACACCTCCCTCGACGAGGAACGCGGCGAGATCGTCCAGAAGGACTACTACCACCTCGGGATGGCCGTCACCACCGACGACGGCCTGACCGTGCCCGTCATCCGCGACGCGGACCGGCGCAGCCTGCTGGACCTCGGTGACGCCGTCACCACGCTGGCCGGAAAGGCCCGCGCGAAGACCCTCACGCCCGACGACCTGACCGGCAGCAGTTTCAGCGTCACCAACATCGGCAGCATCGGGGCGCTGTTCAGCTTCCCGATCATCAACGTGCCGGACGCCGCGATCCTCGGCGTGCACAGCGTCGTGCGTCGCCCCATCGTCGCGCCGGACGGCAGCATCGTCGCGGCCGACATGATGTACCTGTCGCTCAGCTTCGACCACCGCCTCGTGGACGGCGCGGAAGCTGCCCGCTTCTGCAAGGAGGTGATCCGCCTGCTGGAGAACCCGGAACTGCTGATGGCCAGCACCTGATACGGTTTTGAGCTGAACTTTTGGAGTTCAGCCGAGCGAAGCGAGCACCAACAAGTACGGTTTGGAGGATATGGAAGGGATGTCGGTGCTCTTTCCGGCATCCCTGGAATCGGATCAAAACCGATGACCCGGCTTCCGGTCAATGAGTGACGGAGCCACGCTTGCCCCGGCTGGA
This genomic interval carries:
- a CDS encoding ParA family protein, with amino-acid sequence MKILGIVNQKGGVGKTTTAINLSAYLAAGGRRVLLVDMDAQGNASSGLGQRGVQQGLYQALLDPASAASFVVETGTPGLSLLPATPDLAGAGVELADDTGALRAVLDALPGYDLVVIDAPPSLGPLTINVLAAADALIIPLQAEYYALEGLAGLTDTVERVRQALNPGLRILGVALTMFDGRTNLAQEVEQNVRGHFGELVFWSVIPRNVRLSEAPSYAKPIGAFAPMSAGAAAYKRLSEEVMQRVEKI
- a CDS encoding dihydrolipoamide acetyltransferase family protein; protein product: MSKQLLLPELAESVIEGEILKWLIQEGETVALEQPICEVMTDKVTVELPSPYAGVLEKQLAKEGEVVAVHAPIALISEPGAATGAGGGDAVQAPVQTPVASAVQDAAPDGEEQDTSLFKVVEGGDTLPLTALAGLRNAARPADTVPTDTAPAGAATGVRADAGRVLAVPAARQLARELGVELTQVQGSGPNGRIRPLDVHRHAQRSAEPAQTPKDPAPAAQTPTVQTPTAPAPATQNAKPAGLGIPPVTYRTPKGYEALERRVPLRGMRRAISTQMQASHLYTVRTLTVDEANLTALVETRARLNAALAPEGRKLSYLPFIFKAVVAALRKYPSLNTSLDEERGEIVQKDYYHLGMAVTTDDGLTVPVIRDADRRSLLDLGDAVTTLAGKARAKTLTPDDLTGSSFSVTNIGSIGALFSFPIINVPDAAILGVHSVVRRPIVAPDGSIVAADMMYLSLSFDHRLVDGAEAARFCKEVIRLLENPELLMAST
- the mnmG gene encoding tRNA uridine-5-carboxymethylaminomethyl(34) synthesis enzyme MnmG, translating into MKEFGRQWNVLVIGGGHAGIEAAWAAARFAPVALMVSNPATIGRMPCNPAVGGPGKSQLVAEVTALGGLMGRVADETAIHTRMLNTSKGPAVHSLRIQNERDQYAERAQEHVLAHPNIVILRAEAADLSLDGEGWQVTSTDGRVFRARSVVIAAGTFLRAQTWYGRHTRAEGRQGEPPSLRLSDPLSRGGHRLKRYKTGTPPRIRADSVDFASLQEIPADPVPHSFTGTPGPDAARSPTWQTHTTPDTHRLIQENLHESPMYAGDIEGLGPRYCPSIEDKVVRFAHHDRHLLFVEPDGVQTSEVYLQGFSSSLPPHLQDRLVRSLPGFEASVIQRYAYAVEYDVVDSMELTLNLESRFLPGVFTAGQLNGTSGYEEAAAQGLVAGTAAARRGLGLDVPVFERAGGYIGVMLDDLVFKGSDEPYRMMTSRVEHRLIARQDNADLRMLPLGRELGLLTPEDERRVRGKYERIEAARQALAGQRVNGTPGDGWLRRPEFALTDLEAMGFTLPTLTRQERESLEIGVKYAGYIERAERQVAGEARARETRLDGLDFAAVPALSSEAREKLTRLRPGTLEQASRISGVRHGDLTALLVHLRGRNVSRET
- a CDS encoding thiamine pyrophosphate-dependent dehydrogenase E1 component subunit alpha, with protein sequence MLEAFPLMPDQIVSEDGQLQPGETVTHTPAELRALWEQMTLVREFDRKLVTLLRQGRTTFYAQASGMEATQVGIATGLRPGHDWVWGYYRDQGVALGLGMTLHEIVSQMLGSNSDLNKGRQMPHHAGSARCRFVSGSSSIASQLPPAVGMAMAQAYLGLDEVTVVTFGDGATSEGDWHAALNMAAVQGAPCLFICENNQWAISTPVTRQTRAESIHIKARAYGMPGYFVDGNDVLAVQRAVRTLADGIRAGSGPVLLECLTYRVGSHSNADADAEKSYRTRDEVNAWTSRDPIERLERFMARQGQEIGAQDRAQVVARIHRDVEDAVARAEASGQPDWRTMLEDVYADTPSHLRHAYEDLRQEYGSGGTK
- a CDS encoding ParB/RepB/Spo0J family partition protein, giving the protein MSKKSEGSKPRAGLGRGLDALLSRPAANLSRPASQTLGIDRIVQAGYQPRQVFAPEALAELAQSIRDKGVLQPLLVRPRGDSFEIVAGERRWRAAGLAGLTELPVIIRDLSDREALEIAIVENLQREDLGPLEEARAYQTLMDQGLNQEAVAQAVGKGRSTVTNALRLLQLPDAALRALEAGDISAGHARAVLALPETDRAWALDQILSRKLSVREAEALKREPRVPAPIRVNPPRAYRDIELNLSRTVGTRVRIQGEDSGRIELNFGSREELDRLVALLAAERQME
- a CDS encoding alpha-ketoacid dehydrogenase subunit beta, which codes for MTATSSTGRQDTPQDTAPTAPETVTLTLIQAVTEALRGELRRDDRVVVFGEDVGARGGVFLATAGLQAEFGVRRVFDTPLAEAAIVGAAVGMAVRGLRPVAEIQFADYIGPGFDQLTSQAAKLRYRSGGQFSCPMVVRTPSGGGVKGGHHHSQSPEAYYCHTPGLKVVMPSTPYDAMGLLRTAIRGEDPVMFFEPKRLYRAAKGEVPTADFTVEFGRAAVRRTGTDLTIVGYGGVMPDAEKAADALAAEGVSVEVLDLRTLVPWDREAVLASVEKTGRAVLVSEAPRIGNFMGEVASRIGEEAFGSLLAPVMQVAGFDTPYPYAQDRVYLPGPARILNACVKALQY
- the rsmG gene encoding 16S rRNA (guanine(527)-N(7))-methyltransferase RsmG; this translates as MTPEGRELLRQAAQDLSVDLGERLELFSRFHDLFREASQRTNLTAITDERDIILKHYVDSLSCLLSGELDGPHTVLDLGTGAGFPGMPLAMARPDLQFTLLDATRKKIAFVTQAIGEVPVPNARAVAGRAEALGRDPETRASFDRVVTRAVSALPVLTELCLPLLRVGGVLIAQKGPLRDEELEAGMRAAGVVGGELLRAVPFTLPVLGDPRTLVLIRKTRPTPNRFPRLDGVPAKTPLF